In one window of Camelina sativa cultivar DH55 chromosome 15, Cs, whole genome shotgun sequence DNA:
- the LOC104746265 gene encoding nucleolin 2-like isoform X7: MPQQKELNMCHPDGTPWVAKLVIGDTFTNLQTLADEHPDVGHVLRASQVNFLTESDTRLLFVKASEGHLPISPTKPGINQEGLFFVVSHAYSDGTHYEIVNDGRYTQSGRPFGKFKFTEAKLKDKRSNLLYIRRNIRLRRQFNKLACIHYLRVHENPIAEKTNHLDSPEADFDEENAALEYDSDENLVMKRGTRDNNSSLDNSDSCVEANSDETSLSQENSSLKNDSDSYEEPAPAAKKPAVVKKDSSSEDESSSDEVEPAPAKKQKQPAVVKKDSSSEDESSSDEETAPMKKVPSVPNKAEADSSSSDEVEAAPPASITKPLKKGKRDAEQDLDIQVSKKQKKDLIAAVQKEKAAKKIPKKLETSSSDSSDSEEEQKKEKAAKKIPKKVETSSSDSSDSEEEQKKEKAAKKIPKKVETSSSDSSDSEEVQKTKKVTAKEPPSKLKDDSSEDDDDSSSSDEDDSSSDEETAPAKKQPEPLKKDKVDSSSSEDDSSPDEETAPVKKQTAKALKSSKVGSSSSEDDSSSDEEPAPAKKQPVKKDSSSEDDSSSDEETAPVKKVLPSVTKKAKADSSSSDDGSSSDEKPAPAKKQPAGVEKTKAESGSSEDETSSDEEPAPAKKQPVKKVSSSEDESSSDEETAPVKKVPSVTKKAKADSSSSDDGSSSDKEPAPAKKKPAGVQKPKAESGSSEDETSSDEESAPVKKKPEPFKNSKVESSSSEDDSSSDEEPAPAKKQPVKKVSSSEDESSSDEETAPVKNVMADSSSSDEEPSPAKKQPTVVEKPKAESGSSEDESSSDEECSPVKQQPAVLKNAKAVSSSSEEESSSDKEPTSTKKQPTVVKNVKSAAKDSSSSEEHSDDEESNDEKPPTKKAKVSSTKTSKQESSSDESDEEESKDEKVTRKKKDSDIKMVNAEQKSNAKQPKKQGGSKTLFAGNLSFRIKRSDIENFFKEAGEVVDVRIALREDGTLKGFGHVEFASADAAHKALQLNGKSLLGRIVHLDLASERVVYNTPRSSNAGDNYQSGGIRGGSRGQRIFVKGFDYSLDETEIRRALRTHFSTCGEVAWISIPTDRETGAIKGIAFIDLKDGFTKALQLNGSEIRGWKIVVQEARPRGEAGDGSVGRFSANHV, encoded by the exons ATGCCGCAGCAAAAAGAATTGAATATGTGCCACCCTGACGGTACCCCATGGGTAGCAAAGTTGGTCATCGGAGACACTTTCACAAATTTACAAACTTTGGCGGATGAACATCCAGATGTTGGACATGTGCTTCGAGCCTCGCAGGTGAACTTTCTGACGGAATCTGACACTCGACTTCTGTTTGTCAAAGCTTCAGAAGGTCATTTACCAATTTCTCCAACAAAACCGGGGATAAACCAAGAGGGCCTCTTCTTCGTAGTTTCCCATGCATACTCAGATGGGACCCATTATGAAATTGTGAATGACGGTCGTTACACACAATCAGGACGTCCCTTTGGTAAATTCAAGTTCACGGAGGCCAAACTTAAGGATAAACGGAGTAATTTGTTGTACATCCGCAGGAATATACGGCTCCGACGTCA ATTCAACAAACTAGCTTGTATCCACTACCTTAGAGTACATGAAAATCCTATTGCGGAGAAGACGAATCATCTGGATTCTCCTGAAGCTGATTTTGATGAG GAGAATGCTGCATTGGAGTATGATTCAGACGAGAATCTGGTTATGAAAAGAGGGACCCGTGATAACAATTCATCACTTGATAATTCTGATTCATGCGTG GAGGCTAATTCAGACGAAACTTCGCTTAGCCAGGAGAACAGTTCACTGAAGAATGATTCTGATTCATACGAG GAACCCGCCCCTGCAGCGAAGAAACCTGCAGTTGTCAAGAAAGATAGTTCATCCGAGGATGAATCTTCTTCAGACGAGGTA GAACCTGCCcctgcaaagaagcaaaagcaACCTGCAGTTGTTAAGAAAGACAGCTCATCCGAGGATGAATCTTCTTCAGATGAG GAAACTGCCCCTATGAAGAAGGTACCATCAGTTCCTAATAAGGCCGAGGCAGACAGCAGTTCATCTGACGAG GTTGAAGCCGCACCACCTGCTTCAATCACAAAGCCACTCAAGAAag gtaaGAGAGATGCGGAACAGGATTTGGACATCCAAGTTtcgaagaagcagaagaaagacTTGATTGCTGCTGTTCAGAAGGAGAAAGCTGCGAAGAAGATACCAAAGAAGCTAGAGACTAGCAGTTCTGACTCATCTGATTCTGAGGAAGAGCAGAAG AAGGAGAAAGCTGCGAAAAAAATACCAAAGAAGGTAGAAACTAGCAGTTCTGACTCATCTGATTCTGAGGAAGAGCAGAAG AAGGAGAAAGCTGCGAAAAAAATACCGAAGAAGGTAGAAACTAGCAGTTCTGACTCTTCTGATTCTGAGGAAGTGCAGAAG aCTAAGAAAGTTACTGCAAAGGAACCTCCATCTAAGCTGAAGGATGACTCTtctgaagacgatgatgattcTTCTTCGTCGGATGAGGATGATTCTTCTTCGGATGAG GAAACTGCCCCTGCAAAGAAGCAACCTGAACCTCTTAAGAAAGACAAGGTAGATAGCAGCTCATCAGAGGATGATTCTTCTCCAGACGAG GAAACCGCCCCTGTGAAGAAGCAAACAGCAAAAGCTCTTAAGAGTTCAAAGGTCGGGAGCAGTTCATCAGaggatgattcttcttcagaCGAG GAACCTGCCCCTGCAAAGAAGCAACCTGTTAAGAAAGACAGCTCATCCGaggatgattcttcttcagatGAG gAAACTGCCCCTGTGAAGAAGGTACTACCGTCAGTTACTAAGAAGGCCAAGGCAGACAGCAGTTCATCTGATGATGGATCTTCATCTGACGAG aAACCTGCCCCTGCAAAGAAGCAACCAGCAGGTGTTGAAAAAACCAAGGCAGAAAGCGGATCATCTGAGGACGAAACATCTTCAGACGAG GAACCTGCCCCTGCAAAGAAGCAACCTGTTAAGAAAGTCAGCTCATCCGAGGATGAATCTTCTTCAGATGAG gAAACTGCCCCTGTGAAGAAGGTACCGTCAGTTACTAAGAAGGCCAAGGCAGACAGCAGTTCATCTGATGATGGATCTTCATCTGACAAG GAACCTGCCCCTGCAAAGAAGAAACCAGCAGGTGTTCAAAAACCCAAGGCAGAAAGCGGATCATCTGAGGACGAAACATCTTCAGACGAG gaatcTGCCCCTGTGAAGAAGAAACCAGAACCTTTTAAGAATTCAAAGGTCGAGAGCTCTTCATCAGaggatgattcttcttcagaCGAG GAACCTGCCCCTGCAAAGAAGCAACCTGTTAAGAAAGTCAGCTCATCCGAGGATGAATCTTCTTCAGATGAG GAAACTGCCCCAGTTAAGAATGTCATGGCAGACAGTAGTTCATCTGACGAG GAACCCTCCCCTGCAAAGAAGCAACCAACAGTTGTTGAAAAGCCCAAGGCAGAAAGCGGCTCCTCTGAGGACGAATCTTCTTCAGACGAG GAATGTTCCCCTGTGAAGCAGCAACCTGCAGTCCTTAAGAATGCCAAAGCCGTGAGCAGttcatcagaagaagaatcttctTCGGACAAG GAACCCACATCTACCAAGAAGCAGCCAACAGTTGTCAAGAATGTCAAATCAGCTGCAAAAGACTCATCATCCTCAGAGGAACATTCTGATGATGAG GAAAGCAATGATGAAAAACCTCCTACGAAGAAG GCGAAAGTTTCATCAACAAAAACTTCTAAACAAGAAAGCTCTAGTGACGAATCTGATGAGGAGGAGAGTAAAGATGAAAAAGTGACCCGAAAGAAAAAG GATTCTGATATTAAAATGGTGAATGCAGAgcagaaatcaaatgcaaaacag CCAAAGAAGCAAGGAGGATCAAAGACGCTTTTTGCTGGAAATCTTTCCTTCAGAATTAAGAGATCTGACAT AGAGAATTTCTTCAAAGAAGCTGGTGAAGTTGTCGATGTTAGAATTGCTTTACGTGAAGATGGTACTTTAAAGGGATTTGGGCATGTTGAATTTGCTTCTGCAGATGCAGCTCATAAG GCATTGCAACTGAACGGTAAATCATTACTAGGTCGCATAGTTCATCTTGATCTTGCTTCCGAGAGGGTTGTATACAATACTCCACGAAGCAG CAATGCTGGTGACAACTACCAGAGTGGCGGCATAAGAGGAGGAAGCCGGGGTCAAAGGATTTTTGTTAAAGGATTTGATTATTCTCTTGACGAAACTGAA ATCAGGCGTGCCTTGAGA
- the LOC104746265 gene encoding nucleolin 2-like isoform X10, whose amino-acid sequence MPQQKELNMCHPDGTPWVAKLVIGDTFTNLQTLADEHPDVGHVLRASQVNFLTESDTRLLFVKASEGHLPISPTKPGINQEGLFFVVSHAYSDGTHYEIVNDGRYTQSGRPFGKFKFTEAKLKDKRSNLLYIRRNIRLRRQFNKLACIHYLRVHENPIAEKTNHLDSPEADFDEENAALEYDSDENLVMKRGTRDNNSSLDNSDSCVEANSDETSLSQENSSLKNDSDSYEEPAPAAKKPAVVKKDSSSEDESSSDEVEPAPAKKQKQPAVVKKDSSSEDESSSDEETAPMKKVPSVPNKAEADSSSSDEVEAAPPASITKPLKKGKRDAEQDLDIQVSKKQKKDLIAAVQKEKAAKKIPKKLETSSSDSSDSEEEQKKEKAAKKIPKKVETSSSDSSDSEEEQKKEKAAKKIPKKVETSSSDSSDSEEVQKTKKVTAKEPPSKLKDDSSEDDDDSSSSDEDDSSSDEEPAPAKKQPVKKDSSSEDDSSSDEETAPVKKVLPSVTKKAKADSSSSDDGSSSDEKPAPAKKQPAGVEKTKAESGSSEDETSSDEESAPVKKQPEPLKKDKAESSSSEVDSSSDGEPAPAKKQPVKKVSSSEDESSSDEETAPVKKVPSVTKKAKADSSSSDDGSSSDKEPAPAKKKPAGVQKPKAESGSSEDETSSDEESAPVKKKPEPFKNSKVESSSSEDDSSSDEEPAPAKKQPVKKVSSSEDESSSDEETAPVKNVMADSSSSDEEPSPAKKQPTVVEKPKAESGSSEDESSSDEECSPVKQQPAVLKNAKAVSSSSEEESSSDKEPTSTKKQPTVVKNVKSAAKDSSSSEEHSDDEESNDEKPPTKKAKVSSTKTSKQESSSDESDEEESKDEKVTRKKKDSDIKMVNAEQKSNAKQPKKQGGSKTLFAGNLSFRIKRSDIENFFKEAGEVVDVRIALREDGTLKGFGHVEFASADAAHKALQLNGKSLLGRIVHLDLASERVVYNTPRSSNAGDNYQSGGIRGGSRGQRIFVKGFDYSLDETEIRRALRTHFSTCGEVAWISIPTDRETGAIKGIAFIDLKDGFTKALQLNGSEIRGWKIVVQEARPRGEAGDGSVGRFSANHV is encoded by the exons ATGCCGCAGCAAAAAGAATTGAATATGTGCCACCCTGACGGTACCCCATGGGTAGCAAAGTTGGTCATCGGAGACACTTTCACAAATTTACAAACTTTGGCGGATGAACATCCAGATGTTGGACATGTGCTTCGAGCCTCGCAGGTGAACTTTCTGACGGAATCTGACACTCGACTTCTGTTTGTCAAAGCTTCAGAAGGTCATTTACCAATTTCTCCAACAAAACCGGGGATAAACCAAGAGGGCCTCTTCTTCGTAGTTTCCCATGCATACTCAGATGGGACCCATTATGAAATTGTGAATGACGGTCGTTACACACAATCAGGACGTCCCTTTGGTAAATTCAAGTTCACGGAGGCCAAACTTAAGGATAAACGGAGTAATTTGTTGTACATCCGCAGGAATATACGGCTCCGACGTCA ATTCAACAAACTAGCTTGTATCCACTACCTTAGAGTACATGAAAATCCTATTGCGGAGAAGACGAATCATCTGGATTCTCCTGAAGCTGATTTTGATGAG GAGAATGCTGCATTGGAGTATGATTCAGACGAGAATCTGGTTATGAAAAGAGGGACCCGTGATAACAATTCATCACTTGATAATTCTGATTCATGCGTG GAGGCTAATTCAGACGAAACTTCGCTTAGCCAGGAGAACAGTTCACTGAAGAATGATTCTGATTCATACGAG GAACCCGCCCCTGCAGCGAAGAAACCTGCAGTTGTCAAGAAAGATAGTTCATCCGAGGATGAATCTTCTTCAGACGAGGTA GAACCTGCCcctgcaaagaagcaaaagcaACCTGCAGTTGTTAAGAAAGACAGCTCATCCGAGGATGAATCTTCTTCAGATGAG GAAACTGCCCCTATGAAGAAGGTACCATCAGTTCCTAATAAGGCCGAGGCAGACAGCAGTTCATCTGACGAG GTTGAAGCCGCACCACCTGCTTCAATCACAAAGCCACTCAAGAAag gtaaGAGAGATGCGGAACAGGATTTGGACATCCAAGTTtcgaagaagcagaagaaagacTTGATTGCTGCTGTTCAGAAGGAGAAAGCTGCGAAGAAGATACCAAAGAAGCTAGAGACTAGCAGTTCTGACTCATCTGATTCTGAGGAAGAGCAGAAG AAGGAGAAAGCTGCGAAAAAAATACCAAAGAAGGTAGAAACTAGCAGTTCTGACTCATCTGATTCTGAGGAAGAGCAGAAG AAGGAGAAAGCTGCGAAAAAAATACCGAAGAAGGTAGAAACTAGCAGTTCTGACTCTTCTGATTCTGAGGAAGTGCAGAAG aCTAAGAAAGTTACTGCAAAGGAACCTCCATCTAAGCTGAAGGATGACTCTtctgaagacgatgatgattcTTCTTCGTCGGATGAGGATGATTCTTCTTCGGATGAG GAACCTGCCCCTGCAAAGAAGCAACCTGTTAAGAAAGACAGCTCATCCGaggatgattcttcttcagatGAG gAAACTGCCCCTGTGAAGAAGGTACTACCGTCAGTTACTAAGAAGGCCAAGGCAGACAGCAGTTCATCTGATGATGGATCTTCATCTGACGAG aAACCTGCCCCTGCAAAGAAGCAACCAGCAGGTGTTGAAAAAACCAAGGCAGAAAGCGGATCATCTGAGGACGAAACATCTTCAGACGAG GAATCTGCCCCTGTGAAGAAGCAACCAGAACCTCTTAAGAAAGACAAGGCAGAGAGCAGCTCATCAGAGGTTGATTCTTCTTCAGACGGG GAACCTGCCCCTGCAAAGAAGCAACCTGTTAAGAAAGTCAGCTCATCCGAGGATGAATCTTCTTCAGATGAG gAAACTGCCCCTGTGAAGAAGGTACCGTCAGTTACTAAGAAGGCCAAGGCAGACAGCAGTTCATCTGATGATGGATCTTCATCTGACAAG GAACCTGCCCCTGCAAAGAAGAAACCAGCAGGTGTTCAAAAACCCAAGGCAGAAAGCGGATCATCTGAGGACGAAACATCTTCAGACGAG gaatcTGCCCCTGTGAAGAAGAAACCAGAACCTTTTAAGAATTCAAAGGTCGAGAGCTCTTCATCAGaggatgattcttcttcagaCGAG GAACCTGCCCCTGCAAAGAAGCAACCTGTTAAGAAAGTCAGCTCATCCGAGGATGAATCTTCTTCAGATGAG GAAACTGCCCCAGTTAAGAATGTCATGGCAGACAGTAGTTCATCTGACGAG GAACCCTCCCCTGCAAAGAAGCAACCAACAGTTGTTGAAAAGCCCAAGGCAGAAAGCGGCTCCTCTGAGGACGAATCTTCTTCAGACGAG GAATGTTCCCCTGTGAAGCAGCAACCTGCAGTCCTTAAGAATGCCAAAGCCGTGAGCAGttcatcagaagaagaatcttctTCGGACAAG GAACCCACATCTACCAAGAAGCAGCCAACAGTTGTCAAGAATGTCAAATCAGCTGCAAAAGACTCATCATCCTCAGAGGAACATTCTGATGATGAG GAAAGCAATGATGAAAAACCTCCTACGAAGAAG GCGAAAGTTTCATCAACAAAAACTTCTAAACAAGAAAGCTCTAGTGACGAATCTGATGAGGAGGAGAGTAAAGATGAAAAAGTGACCCGAAAGAAAAAG GATTCTGATATTAAAATGGTGAATGCAGAgcagaaatcaaatgcaaaacag CCAAAGAAGCAAGGAGGATCAAAGACGCTTTTTGCTGGAAATCTTTCCTTCAGAATTAAGAGATCTGACAT AGAGAATTTCTTCAAAGAAGCTGGTGAAGTTGTCGATGTTAGAATTGCTTTACGTGAAGATGGTACTTTAAAGGGATTTGGGCATGTTGAATTTGCTTCTGCAGATGCAGCTCATAAG GCATTGCAACTGAACGGTAAATCATTACTAGGTCGCATAGTTCATCTTGATCTTGCTTCCGAGAGGGTTGTATACAATACTCCACGAAGCAG CAATGCTGGTGACAACTACCAGAGTGGCGGCATAAGAGGAGGAAGCCGGGGTCAAAGGATTTTTGTTAAAGGATTTGATTATTCTCTTGACGAAACTGAA ATCAGGCGTGCCTTGAGA
- the LOC104746265 gene encoding dentin sialophosphoprotein-like isoform X3, producing MPQQKELNMCHPDGTPWVAKLVIGDTFTNLQTLADEHPDVGHVLRASQVNFLTESDTRLLFVKASEGHLPISPTKPGINQEGLFFVVSHAYSDGTHYEIVNDGRYTQSGRPFGKFKFTEAKLKDKRSNLLYIRRNIRLRRQFNKLACIHYLRVHENPIAEKTNHLDSPEADFDEENAALEYDSDENLVMKRGTRDNNSSLDNSDSCVEANSDETSLSQENSSLKNDSDSYEEPAPAAKKPAVVKKDSSSEDESSSDEVEPAPAKKQKQPAVVKKDSSSEDESSSDEETAPMKKVPSVPNKAEADSSSSDEVEAAPPASITKPLKKGKRDAEQDLDIQVSKKQKKDLIAAVQKEKAAKKIPKKLETSSSDSSDSEEEQKKEKAAKKIPKKVETSSSDSSDSEEEQKEKAAKKIPKKVETSSSDSSDSEEVQKTKKVTAKEPPSKLKDDSSEDDDDSSSSDEDDSSSDEETAPAKKQPEPLKKDKVDSSSSEDDSSPDEETAPVKKQTAKALKSSKVGSSSSEDDSSSDEEPAPAKKQPVKKDSSSEDDSSSDEETAPVKKVLPSVTKKAKADSSSSDDGSSSDEKPAPAKKQPAGVEKTKAESGSSEDETSSDEESAPVKKQPEPLKKDKAESSSSEVDSSSDGEPAPAKKQPVKKVSSSEDESSSDEETAPVKKVPSVTKKAKADSSSSDDGSSSDKEPAPAKKKPAGVQKPKAESGSSEDETSSDEESAPVKKKPEPFKNSKVESSSSEDDSSSDEEPAPAKKQPVKKVSSSEDESSSDEETAPVKNVMADSSSSDEEPSPAKKQPTVVEKPKAESGSSEDESSSDEECSPVKQQPAVLKNAKAVSSSSEEESSSDKEPTSTKKQPTVVKNVKSAAKDSSSSEEHSDDEESNDEKPPTKKAKVSSTKTSKQESSSDESDEEESKDEKVTRKKKDSDIKMVNAEQKSNAKQPKKQGGSKTLFAGNLSFRIKRSDIENFFKEAGEVVDVRIALREDGTLKGFGHVEFASADAAHKALQLNGKSLLGRIVHLDLASERVVYNTPRSSNAGDNYQSGGIRGGSRGQRIFVKGFDYSLDETEIRRALRTHFSTCGEVAWISIPTDRETGAIKGIAFIDLKDGFTKALQLNGSEIRGWKIVVQEARPRGEAGDGSVGRFSANHV from the exons ATGCCGCAGCAAAAAGAATTGAATATGTGCCACCCTGACGGTACCCCATGGGTAGCAAAGTTGGTCATCGGAGACACTTTCACAAATTTACAAACTTTGGCGGATGAACATCCAGATGTTGGACATGTGCTTCGAGCCTCGCAGGTGAACTTTCTGACGGAATCTGACACTCGACTTCTGTTTGTCAAAGCTTCAGAAGGTCATTTACCAATTTCTCCAACAAAACCGGGGATAAACCAAGAGGGCCTCTTCTTCGTAGTTTCCCATGCATACTCAGATGGGACCCATTATGAAATTGTGAATGACGGTCGTTACACACAATCAGGACGTCCCTTTGGTAAATTCAAGTTCACGGAGGCCAAACTTAAGGATAAACGGAGTAATTTGTTGTACATCCGCAGGAATATACGGCTCCGACGTCA ATTCAACAAACTAGCTTGTATCCACTACCTTAGAGTACATGAAAATCCTATTGCGGAGAAGACGAATCATCTGGATTCTCCTGAAGCTGATTTTGATGAG GAGAATGCTGCATTGGAGTATGATTCAGACGAGAATCTGGTTATGAAAAGAGGGACCCGTGATAACAATTCATCACTTGATAATTCTGATTCATGCGTG GAGGCTAATTCAGACGAAACTTCGCTTAGCCAGGAGAACAGTTCACTGAAGAATGATTCTGATTCATACGAG GAACCCGCCCCTGCAGCGAAGAAACCTGCAGTTGTCAAGAAAGATAGTTCATCCGAGGATGAATCTTCTTCAGACGAGGTA GAACCTGCCcctgcaaagaagcaaaagcaACCTGCAGTTGTTAAGAAAGACAGCTCATCCGAGGATGAATCTTCTTCAGATGAG GAAACTGCCCCTATGAAGAAGGTACCATCAGTTCCTAATAAGGCCGAGGCAGACAGCAGTTCATCTGACGAG GTTGAAGCCGCACCACCTGCTTCAATCACAAAGCCACTCAAGAAag gtaaGAGAGATGCGGAACAGGATTTGGACATCCAAGTTtcgaagaagcagaagaaagacTTGATTGCTGCTGTTCAGAAGGAGAAAGCTGCGAAGAAGATACCAAAGAAGCTAGAGACTAGCAGTTCTGACTCATCTGATTCTGAGGAAGAGCAGAAG AAGGAGAAAGCTGCGAAAAAAATACCAAAGAAGGTAGAAACTAGCAGTTCTGACTCATCTGATTCTGAGGAAGAGCAGAAG GAGAAAGCTGCGAAAAAAATACCGAAGAAGGTAGAAACTAGCAGTTCTGACTCTTCTGATTCTGAGGAAGTGCAGAAG aCTAAGAAAGTTACTGCAAAGGAACCTCCATCTAAGCTGAAGGATGACTCTtctgaagacgatgatgattcTTCTTCGTCGGATGAGGATGATTCTTCTTCGGATGAG GAAACTGCCCCTGCAAAGAAGCAACCTGAACCTCTTAAGAAAGACAAGGTAGATAGCAGCTCATCAGAGGATGATTCTTCTCCAGACGAG GAAACCGCCCCTGTGAAGAAGCAAACAGCAAAAGCTCTTAAGAGTTCAAAGGTCGGGAGCAGTTCATCAGaggatgattcttcttcagaCGAG GAACCTGCCCCTGCAAAGAAGCAACCTGTTAAGAAAGACAGCTCATCCGaggatgattcttcttcagatGAG gAAACTGCCCCTGTGAAGAAGGTACTACCGTCAGTTACTAAGAAGGCCAAGGCAGACAGCAGTTCATCTGATGATGGATCTTCATCTGACGAG aAACCTGCCCCTGCAAAGAAGCAACCAGCAGGTGTTGAAAAAACCAAGGCAGAAAGCGGATCATCTGAGGACGAAACATCTTCAGACGAG GAATCTGCCCCTGTGAAGAAGCAACCAGAACCTCTTAAGAAAGACAAGGCAGAGAGCAGCTCATCAGAGGTTGATTCTTCTTCAGACGGG GAACCTGCCCCTGCAAAGAAGCAACCTGTTAAGAAAGTCAGCTCATCCGAGGATGAATCTTCTTCAGATGAG gAAACTGCCCCTGTGAAGAAGGTACCGTCAGTTACTAAGAAGGCCAAGGCAGACAGCAGTTCATCTGATGATGGATCTTCATCTGACAAG GAACCTGCCCCTGCAAAGAAGAAACCAGCAGGTGTTCAAAAACCCAAGGCAGAAAGCGGATCATCTGAGGACGAAACATCTTCAGACGAG gaatcTGCCCCTGTGAAGAAGAAACCAGAACCTTTTAAGAATTCAAAGGTCGAGAGCTCTTCATCAGaggatgattcttcttcagaCGAG GAACCTGCCCCTGCAAAGAAGCAACCTGTTAAGAAAGTCAGCTCATCCGAGGATGAATCTTCTTCAGATGAG GAAACTGCCCCAGTTAAGAATGTCATGGCAGACAGTAGTTCATCTGACGAG GAACCCTCCCCTGCAAAGAAGCAACCAACAGTTGTTGAAAAGCCCAAGGCAGAAAGCGGCTCCTCTGAGGACGAATCTTCTTCAGACGAG GAATGTTCCCCTGTGAAGCAGCAACCTGCAGTCCTTAAGAATGCCAAAGCCGTGAGCAGttcatcagaagaagaatcttctTCGGACAAG GAACCCACATCTACCAAGAAGCAGCCAACAGTTGTCAAGAATGTCAAATCAGCTGCAAAAGACTCATCATCCTCAGAGGAACATTCTGATGATGAG GAAAGCAATGATGAAAAACCTCCTACGAAGAAG GCGAAAGTTTCATCAACAAAAACTTCTAAACAAGAAAGCTCTAGTGACGAATCTGATGAGGAGGAGAGTAAAGATGAAAAAGTGACCCGAAAGAAAAAG GATTCTGATATTAAAATGGTGAATGCAGAgcagaaatcaaatgcaaaacag CCAAAGAAGCAAGGAGGATCAAAGACGCTTTTTGCTGGAAATCTTTCCTTCAGAATTAAGAGATCTGACAT AGAGAATTTCTTCAAAGAAGCTGGTGAAGTTGTCGATGTTAGAATTGCTTTACGTGAAGATGGTACTTTAAAGGGATTTGGGCATGTTGAATTTGCTTCTGCAGATGCAGCTCATAAG GCATTGCAACTGAACGGTAAATCATTACTAGGTCGCATAGTTCATCTTGATCTTGCTTCCGAGAGGGTTGTATACAATACTCCACGAAGCAG CAATGCTGGTGACAACTACCAGAGTGGCGGCATAAGAGGAGGAAGCCGGGGTCAAAGGATTTTTGTTAAAGGATTTGATTATTCTCTTGACGAAACTGAA ATCAGGCGTGCCTTGAGA